In the genome of Rhizobium rhizogenes, one region contains:
- the aspS gene encoding aspartate--tRNA ligase — translation MHRYRSHTCAALRKSDVGATVRLSGWVHRVRDHGGVLFIDLRDHYGITQVVADPDSPAFKVAETVRGEWVIRIDGLVKARSEDTVNKGMATGEIELYAQEIEVLGVAKELPLPVFGEPDYPEDVRLKYRFLDLRRETLHRNIVKRTQIISAMRTGMADAGFAEYTTPILTASSPEGARDFLVPSRIHEGKFFALPQAPQQYKQLLMVAGFDRYFQIAPCFRDEDPRADRLPGEFYQLDVEMSFVTQEDVWTTMEPMMTAVFEKFAEGKPVTKEWPRIPYDEAIRKYGSDKPDLRNPIVMEAVTEHFDGSGFKVFANMIASNPKVQVWAIPAKTGGSRAFCDRMNAWAQSQGQPGLGYIFWKEEDGKVGGSGPLAKNIGEERTEALRQQLGLEAGDACFFVAGDPAKFYKFAGEARTRAADELNLIDRDRFEMCWIVDFPFFEYNEEEKKIDFAHNPFSMPQGGLEALEGQDPLSIKAFQYDAVCNGFEIASGSIRNQSPELMVKAFEKVGLSQTDVEERFGGLYRAFQYGAPPHGGCAFGIDRVVMLLVGAKNLREITLFPMNQQAQDLLMNAPSPATPTQLRELALRVVPSKKD, via the coding sequence ATGCATCGTTACCGCAGCCACACCTGTGCCGCTCTCCGCAAGTCCGACGTCGGCGCGACCGTTCGCCTTTCCGGTTGGGTTCATCGCGTGCGAGATCATGGCGGCGTTCTCTTCATCGACCTTCGCGACCATTACGGCATCACCCAGGTGGTGGCCGATCCCGATAGCCCGGCCTTCAAGGTTGCCGAAACCGTGCGCGGCGAATGGGTCATCCGCATCGACGGCCTCGTCAAGGCACGCTCGGAGGACACCGTCAACAAGGGCATGGCGACCGGCGAGATCGAGCTTTATGCGCAGGAGATCGAAGTTCTCGGCGTTGCCAAGGAATTGCCGCTGCCGGTCTTCGGCGAGCCTGACTATCCTGAAGACGTTCGCCTGAAATATCGCTTCCTCGACCTTCGCCGCGAAACGCTGCACAGGAACATCGTCAAGCGCACGCAGATCATCTCCGCCATGCGCACCGGCATGGCCGATGCCGGCTTTGCCGAATATACCACGCCGATCCTGACGGCCTCTTCGCCCGAAGGCGCACGCGACTTCCTCGTGCCGTCGCGCATCCACGAAGGCAAGTTCTTCGCCCTGCCGCAGGCGCCGCAGCAGTACAAGCAGCTGCTGATGGTGGCCGGTTTCGACCGTTATTTCCAGATCGCGCCGTGCTTCCGCGATGAAGACCCGCGCGCCGACCGCCTGCCGGGCGAATTCTACCAGCTCGACGTCGAAATGAGCTTCGTGACCCAGGAAGATGTCTGGACCACGATGGAGCCGATGATGACGGCCGTGTTCGAAAAGTTCGCCGAAGGCAAGCCGGTTACCAAAGAGTGGCCGCGCATTCCCTATGACGAGGCGATCCGCAAGTATGGTTCCGACAAGCCCGACCTGCGCAACCCGATCGTCATGGAAGCCGTGACTGAACACTTCGACGGTTCGGGCTTCAAGGTCTTCGCCAACATGATCGCCTCCAACCCCAAGGTTCAGGTCTGGGCAATCCCGGCGAAAACCGGTGGTTCGCGCGCTTTCTGCGACCGCATGAACGCATGGGCACAGTCTCAGGGCCAGCCCGGCCTCGGCTACATCTTCTGGAAGGAAGAGGACGGCAAGGTCGGTGGTTCCGGTCCGCTTGCCAAGAACATCGGCGAGGAACGCACCGAGGCGCTGCGCCAGCAGCTCGGCCTCGAGGCGGGTGATGCCTGCTTCTTTGTCGCCGGCGATCCGGCCAAGTTCTACAAGTTTGCCGGCGAAGCGCGCACCCGCGCCGCCGACGAGCTGAACCTGATCGACCGCGACCGTTTCGAAATGTGCTGGATCGTCGATTTCCCCTTCTTCGAATACAACGAAGAGGAAAAGAAGATCGACTTCGCCCACAACCCCTTCTCCATGCCGCAGGGCGGTCTGGAAGCACTGGAAGGGCAGGACCCGCTCTCCATCAAGGCGTTCCAGTATGATGCGGTTTGCAACGGCTTCGAAATCGCCTCCGGCTCGATCCGTAACCAGTCGCCCGAGTTGATGGTCAAGGCCTTCGAAAAGGTAGGTCTCAGCCAGACGGACGTGGAAGAGCGCTTCGGCGGTCTCTACCGCGCCTTCCAGTACGGCGCGCCTCCGCATGGCGGTTGCGCATTCGGCATCGACCGTGTGGTCATGCTGCTGGTCGGCGCCAAGAACCTGCGTGAAATCACGCTGTTCCCGATGAACCAGCAGGCGCAGGATCTCTTGATGAACGCGCCGTCCCCGGCAACGCCGACGCAGCTTCGCGAACTGGCGCTGCGGGTGGTTCCGTCCAAGAAAGACTGA